From one Paeniglutamicibacter psychrophenolicus genomic stretch:
- a CDS encoding cytidine deaminase, with the protein MDSNQLLVNSAIEQLRSRWPGAQDSVAAAAVVLEDGQILTSVSFDNFNAAATLCAEAGAVAQAYTLGKRVVASACVTNGTEEGTYQVLAPCGICQERLAVWGPEVLAAVPGSAGNDTWEMLTLRELNPYYWATSFTADGHWPSTAEHGE; encoded by the coding sequence ATGGACTCGAACCAACTGCTTGTCAATTCCGCCATTGAACAACTGCGGAGCAGGTGGCCAGGGGCGCAGGACTCGGTGGCGGCCGCTGCCGTTGTTCTGGAGGACGGGCAGATCCTGACCAGCGTCAGCTTCGACAATTTCAACGCCGCCGCGACGCTGTGCGCCGAGGCCGGCGCGGTCGCCCAGGCCTACACCCTCGGAAAGCGCGTGGTGGCTTCGGCCTGCGTGACCAATGGAACCGAAGAAGGAACCTATCAGGTGCTTGCGCCCTGCGGCATCTGCCAAGAGCGCCTGGCCGTCTGGGGACCCGAGGTCCTGGCCGCGGTGCCGGGTTCGGCGGGAAACGATACGTGGGAAATGCTGACCCTGCGGGAACTGAACCCCTACTACTGGGCAACCTCGTTCACTGCGGACGGACACTGGCCCTCAACCGCCGAGCACGGGGAATAG
- a CDS encoding MarR family winged helix-turn-helix transcriptional regulator, translated as MSEPRWLNKEEAQLWLEFREFLWGFPSAMDRQLTRDAGMSSGEYAVLAAVSQTAPDALRSGDLAATLQWERSRVSHLLRRMEAKGLIERCASSCDGRGQDIKLTEAGWKTIRGAAPDHVSFVRETLFDPLSVAEQEQFGAMLAKIRSAVVDRDLW; from the coding sequence ATGTCCGAGCCCCGTTGGCTCAACAAAGAAGAAGCCCAGCTGTGGCTCGAGTTCCGGGAATTCCTCTGGGGCTTCCCCAGCGCGATGGATCGCCAGCTCACCCGCGACGCCGGGATGTCCAGCGGCGAGTACGCGGTCCTTGCCGCGGTTTCGCAGACAGCTCCCGACGCGCTGCGCTCGGGCGACCTGGCCGCGACGCTGCAATGGGAGCGCTCCCGGGTCTCGCACCTGTTGCGCCGGATGGAGGCCAAGGGCCTGATCGAGCGCTGCGCCTCCAGCTGCGATGGCCGCGGCCAGGACATCAAGCTGACCGAGGCAGGCTGGAAAACGATTCGCGGCGCGGCCCCCGACCACGTCTCGTTCGTGCGCGAAACGCTCTTCGACCCGCTATCCGTGGCCGAACAGGAACAATTCGGGGCCATGCTGGCCAAGATCCGTTCGGCAGTGGTCGACCGCGACCTCTGGTGA
- a CDS encoding NADPH-dependent FMN reductase, which produces MTKIAIITGSTRPGRNNAGVAQWVLEQANLRGDADYELVDIADFNLALLDEAYPAAYQNYQNEATKAWSAKIAEFDGYVFVTPEYNHSVAPALANALSYLNAEFANKAAGIVSYGSAHGVRAVEHLRGILSELQIAHVQKTGMFSLFTDFENFSVFKPTEMQAASLAPVLDQLVPWTVALKSVRDAALVSA; this is translated from the coding sequence ATGACCAAGATTGCCATCATCACCGGTTCAACCCGCCCGGGACGCAACAACGCCGGCGTGGCCCAGTGGGTCCTGGAACAGGCCAACCTGCGCGGCGACGCCGACTACGAGCTCGTTGACATCGCCGATTTCAACCTGGCACTGCTGGATGAAGCCTACCCGGCTGCCTACCAGAACTACCAGAACGAGGCCACCAAGGCCTGGTCCGCCAAGATCGCCGAATTCGATGGCTATGTCTTCGTCACCCCCGAGTACAACCACTCGGTCGCCCCGGCCCTGGCCAACGCGCTGTCCTACCTGAACGCCGAGTTCGCCAACAAGGCCGCCGGCATCGTCTCCTACGGCTCGGCCCACGGCGTGCGCGCCGTCGAGCACCTGCGCGGCATCCTCTCCGAGCTGCAGATCGCCCACGTGCAGAAGACCGGCATGTTCTCGCTGTTCACCGACTTCGAGAACTTCTCGGTGTTCAAGCCGACCGAGATGCAGGCAGCCTCGCTGGCACCGGTCCTGGACCAGCTGGTGCCGTGGACCGTTGCACTGAAGTCGGTTCGCGACGCCGCACTGGTTTCCGCCTAA
- a CDS encoding glutathione S-transferase family protein has protein sequence MSEQQHSTAGAYVTGAEFTRDTNYIQDRIVADPDAVRASGGPTAGTIGNVHAGVAEGAELWPVQAGRYRLVAARACPWANRAIIVRRLLGLEDAISLGTPGPVHDVRSWTFDLDDGGVDPVLGTERIQENYFKRFANYPRGITVPAIVDVPSGAVVTNDYPQITLDLATQWKEFQREGAPDLLPEDKLEEMMPIIKRIFTEVNNGVYRCGFAGSQQAYDEAYDRLWTAMDWLEERLATRRFLMGDSITEADVRLFTTLVRFDPVYHGHFKANRNKLTEMPNLWGYARDLFALPGFGDTIDFEQIKKHYYVVHEDINPTQIVPVGPDLENWLEPHGREALGGNPWGTGTAPEPVRDSEKVAAGHNPLYPLA, from the coding sequence ATGAGCGAGCAGCAGCACAGCACCGCCGGTGCATATGTCACGGGCGCGGAATTCACGCGCGACACCAACTACATCCAGGACCGGATCGTCGCAGATCCCGACGCCGTGCGCGCCTCCGGCGGGCCGACCGCGGGGACCATCGGCAACGTGCATGCGGGCGTGGCCGAAGGCGCCGAGCTCTGGCCGGTTCAGGCCGGCCGCTACCGGCTGGTTGCCGCCCGCGCCTGCCCGTGGGCCAACCGTGCCATCATCGTGCGGCGCCTGCTGGGACTGGAAGACGCGATCTCGCTGGGCACACCCGGACCGGTGCACGACGTCCGCTCGTGGACCTTCGACCTGGATGACGGCGGGGTGGACCCGGTGCTGGGCACCGAGCGGATCCAGGAGAACTACTTCAAGCGCTTCGCGAACTACCCGCGCGGCATCACCGTGCCGGCGATCGTCGATGTGCCATCCGGTGCCGTGGTCACCAACGACTACCCGCAGATCACCCTGGACCTCGCCACCCAGTGGAAGGAGTTCCAGCGCGAAGGCGCCCCGGACCTGTTGCCGGAGGACAAGCTCGAGGAGATGATGCCGATCATCAAGCGCATCTTCACCGAGGTCAACAACGGGGTCTACCGCTGCGGCTTCGCCGGAAGCCAGCAGGCCTACGACGAGGCCTACGACCGGCTCTGGACAGCCATGGACTGGCTCGAGGAACGCCTGGCAACCCGCCGCTTCCTGATGGGGGACTCGATCACCGAGGCCGACGTGCGGCTGTTCACCACCCTGGTCCGCTTCGACCCGGTCTACCACGGGCACTTCAAGGCCAACCGGAACAAGCTCACCGAGATGCCGAACCTCTGGGGCTACGCCCGCGACCTGTTCGCGCTGCCCGGATTCGGCGACACCATCGACTTCGAGCAGATCAAGAAGCACTACTACGTGGTCCATGAGGACATCAACCCGACGCAGATCGTCCCGGTCGGCCCGGACCTGGAAAACTGGCTCGAACCGCACGGTCGCGAGGCCCTCGGCGGGAACCCGTGGGGGACCGGCACCGCTCCGGAACCGGTGCGTGATTCCGAGAAGGTCGCCGCCGGGCACAACCCGCTCTACCCGCTGGCCTAA
- a CDS encoding SDR family oxidoreductase, whose product MERTLKGKIALVAGATRGAGRGIAVALGEAGATVYCTGRSTRAARSEYDRPETIEETAERVTAAGGTGIAVAVDHLDSDAVAALVARIDAEQGRLDLLVNDIWGGEKLIQWEQNIWEHDLEAGLHMLELGVKTHLITSHHALGLLSRKPGGLVVEVTDGTKEFNGSHYRVSTFYDLAKNAALRMAFTLAHELKAHGCAAVVVSPGWLRSEMMLENYGVTEDNWQSSPEEDGHFAAISESPRFVGRAISALAADPEVLSRSGGSFSSGGLAREYGFTDLDGSAPDCWRYMDEVQGAGLPANGAGYR is encoded by the coding sequence ATGGAGCGAACACTTAAAGGAAAGATCGCCCTGGTTGCCGGGGCGACGCGCGGGGCCGGACGTGGCATTGCCGTCGCGCTGGGCGAGGCCGGGGCCACGGTGTACTGCACCGGGCGCAGCACCCGGGCCGCGCGCAGCGAGTACGACCGCCCCGAAACCATCGAGGAAACCGCTGAACGTGTCACCGCGGCCGGAGGCACCGGGATCGCGGTGGCCGTTGACCACCTGGATTCCGATGCGGTTGCCGCGCTCGTGGCACGCATCGATGCCGAGCAGGGCAGGCTGGACCTGCTGGTCAACGACATCTGGGGCGGGGAAAAACTCATTCAGTGGGAACAGAACATCTGGGAGCACGACCTCGAGGCCGGCCTGCACATGCTGGAACTTGGGGTGAAGACGCACCTGATCACCTCCCACCACGCGCTGGGGCTGCTTTCCCGGAAGCCCGGAGGCCTGGTGGTCGAGGTGACCGACGGGACCAAGGAATTCAACGGAAGCCACTACCGGGTCTCCACGTTCTACGACCTGGCCAAGAACGCTGCGTTGCGCATGGCCTTCACGCTCGCCCACGAACTCAAGGCCCACGGGTGCGCTGCAGTGGTCGTGAGCCCGGGGTGGCTGCGCTCGGAGATGATGCTGGAAAACTACGGGGTCACCGAGGACAACTGGCAAAGCTCCCCGGAGGAGGACGGGCACTTTGCCGCGATCAGCGAATCCCCGCGTTTCGTGGGCCGGGCAATCTCCGCGCTCGCCGCGGATCCCGAGGTCCTCTCGCGCAGCGGCGGATCATTCTCGAGCGGGGGGCTTGCCCGCGAATACGGATTCACGGACCTGGACGGTTCGGCACCAGATTGCTGGCGCTACATGGACGAGGTGCAGGGGGCCGGGCTGCCGGCCAACGGTGCCGGGTACCGCTAG
- a CDS encoding class I SAM-dependent methyltransferase, whose amino-acid sequence MQSFLTPEQHADLYDAENTWTVAEDFFLGFIDEQPRSRVLDLGCGTGRLTIALAEAGHRVTGLDPHAGSLAAARAKPGAHAVDWIDGTSAQLPPDAVFDAVLMSSHVAQAINDDNEWHRTLADVHRALRPGGRLVFDSRDPQARAWERWTPGTTRSQHTLPDGTGVQLWIDAQERERGLVAITEHRLLADGNREFEDAVLAFRNEQQLRTDLAASGLCVDSVLGGWQREPVGRGAGELIVVAHR is encoded by the coding sequence ATGCAGTCATTCCTGACCCCGGAGCAGCACGCGGACCTCTACGATGCCGAGAACACCTGGACCGTGGCCGAGGACTTCTTCCTTGGCTTCATCGACGAACAACCCCGCAGCAGGGTCCTTGACCTCGGCTGCGGAACCGGTCGACTGACCATCGCCCTGGCCGAAGCCGGACACCGGGTCACCGGCCTGGACCCGCACGCCGGCTCGTTGGCCGCGGCCAGGGCAAAGCCCGGCGCCCATGCTGTTGACTGGATCGATGGCACCTCGGCGCAGCTGCCTCCGGATGCCGTGTTCGATGCGGTGCTGATGAGTTCGCACGTGGCCCAGGCCATCAACGACGATAACGAATGGCACCGCACCTTGGCCGATGTCCACCGCGCCTTGCGGCCCGGCGGACGGCTGGTCTTCGATTCCCGCGATCCGCAGGCACGGGCCTGGGAACGCTGGACCCCGGGCACCACACGCAGCCAGCACACGCTGCCCGACGGGACCGGCGTCCAATTGTGGATCGATGCCCAGGAACGCGAGCGCGGCTTGGTGGCCATCACCGAGCACCGGCTGCTGGCCGATGGCAACCGGGAGTTCGAGGACGCGGTGCTGGCCTTCCGCAACGAGCAGCAATTGCGAACCGACCTGGCCGCCTCGGGCCTGTGCGTCGATTCGGTGTTAGGCGGATGGCAGCGGGAACCGGTGGGCCGCGGCGCCGGGGAACTCATCGTGGTGGCACACCGCTAG
- a CDS encoding ubiquinone/menaquinone biosynthesis methyltransferase: MQNKDSSVQATFNSVARRYDLINRLMTLGSHQTWCREVAARATSFPGRDYLDLATGTGVIAREIRKQYPAASITGADFSDSMLALARQINGGDGIEWQFADAHELPFADASFDAVTHGYLLRNVSDLDKVLAEQFRVLKPGGMVSALESSPPAGPLAPAIRLGMRIVIPVLGQFIGKDRASYEYLVDSTLGFLAPEALRERFIQAGFEDVQVKPKYLRTNMIWSARKPS; the protein is encoded by the coding sequence ATGCAAAACAAAGATTCCTCAGTCCAGGCGACCTTCAATTCCGTCGCTCGGCGCTACGACCTGATCAACCGCCTGATGACCCTGGGCTCGCACCAAACCTGGTGCCGCGAGGTCGCCGCCCGCGCCACCTCGTTCCCGGGACGCGACTACCTTGACCTGGCCACCGGAACGGGCGTCATCGCCCGCGAAATCCGCAAGCAGTACCCCGCGGCCAGCATCACCGGCGCCGATTTCTCCGACTCGATGTTGGCCCTGGCCCGGCAGATCAACGGCGGCGACGGTATCGAATGGCAGTTTGCCGACGCCCACGAGCTTCCCTTCGCCGATGCCTCCTTCGATGCGGTCACCCACGGCTACCTGCTGCGCAACGTCAGCGACCTGGACAAGGTGCTGGCCGAACAGTTCCGCGTGCTCAAGCCCGGCGGCATGGTCTCCGCATTGGAGTCATCTCCCCCGGCCGGGCCGCTGGCACCGGCCATCCGCCTGGGCATGCGCATCGTGATCCCGGTATTGGGGCAGTTCATCGGCAAGGACCGGGCGTCCTACGAATACCTCGTCGATTCGACCTTGGGCTTCCTGGCCCCCGAGGCGCTGCGCGAGCGCTTCATCCAGGCAGGCTTCGAGGACGTCCAGGTCAAGCCGAAGTACCTGCGCACCAACATGATCTGGTCCGCCCGCAAGCCCAGCTGA
- a CDS encoding GNAT family N-acetyltransferase has protein sequence MEISTKRLLLREYGPGDQNAVHAFASDPVVCAFAEWGPNTPQETAVFLEECAAVQAAAPRETWTLAVDLGGSVIGSVALMTGKSDLVHGPREAEIGYVLRRDAWGNGYAAEAAEALLSWAGAHLGLTRVVATCRPENTGSVRVLEKIGMRQVDYLPGHKRIDGKARDSLVFAGLLPVGEPAGTSAG, from the coding sequence ATGGAGATTTCCACCAAGCGGCTGCTGCTGCGCGAATACGGCCCCGGTGACCAGAACGCCGTGCATGCCTTCGCCTCCGACCCGGTGGTGTGTGCCTTCGCCGAATGGGGGCCCAACACGCCGCAGGAGACGGCGGTGTTTTTGGAGGAATGTGCCGCGGTGCAGGCTGCGGCGCCACGGGAGACCTGGACCTTGGCCGTTGACTTGGGCGGCTCGGTCATCGGTTCGGTGGCGCTGATGACCGGGAAATCGGATCTGGTCCACGGGCCCCGTGAAGCGGAGATCGGCTATGTCCTGCGCCGTGACGCCTGGGGCAACGGGTACGCGGCGGAAGCCGCCGAGGCGCTGCTGTCCTGGGCCGGGGCGCACCTGGGGCTCACGAGGGTGGTGGCCACCTGCCGACCGGAGAACACCGGCTCGGTGCGGGTGCTGGAAAAGATCGGAATGCGGCAGGTGGACTACCTGCCCGGCCACAAGCGCATCGACGGAAAGGCGCGGGATTCGCTCGTGTTTGCCGGCCTGCTTCCGGTGGGCGAACCCGCGGGGACATCGGCCGGCTAA
- a CDS encoding NfeD family protein, with the protein MLTFAVIGGSGLLLLIVSMTLGELVDFFDGIISTTAVGAAATLFGAAGAIVLLNDGPLFLAYSAGAILGVIAIVGVALLARKMASISNAQPHEVIGLLGVATTDINDIVGKVQLDHPDEINQRLVFSSSPIEQGTPIAVVAIVGDRIRVASTSELNGI; encoded by the coding sequence ATGCTCACATTCGCAGTGATCGGAGGCAGTGGCCTCCTGCTCCTCATCGTGTCCATGACCCTGGGAGAGCTTGTCGATTTCTTCGACGGAATCATCTCCACCACTGCCGTCGGTGCGGCAGCGACGCTTTTCGGCGCCGCGGGTGCGATTGTGTTGCTCAACGACGGTCCACTCTTTCTGGCCTACAGCGCGGGAGCCATTCTGGGGGTCATTGCCATCGTCGGCGTAGCGCTGCTTGCCCGAAAGATGGCCAGTATCTCCAACGCACAGCCGCACGAAGTCATCGGCCTTCTGGGCGTCGCCACCACAGACATCAACGACATCGTCGGGAAAGTTCAGCTGGACCACCCCGATGAAATCAACCAGCGCCTCGTCTTTTCAAGCAGCCCCATCGAGCAGGGCACACCAATTGCCGTCGTGGCAATTGTTGGAGACCGCATCAGGGTCGCATCCACCTCTGAACTGAACGGAATTTAA
- a CDS encoding SPFH domain-containing protein: MDLAVNGTVIAVAAILAVLIALIWYATTRLVTVAPNQAIIRAGKGSKGQVQIFTKGIVLFLPVIHQKYVMSLEQRQVELAVEGVDKNFITTSVTASLNFKFDDSVEGMSKAVQRFLTHSKEDLNASVTKSAEGVLRGIVSAMSVEDANNNRKEFQDQSLESAVTQFAEQGIQIDAFNISSVSTPSRTVLGPDNKPTTIDYLEEVGKPGLERAKREARIATSKAFQESEAARIAQEGETAALERDLAIRKAEFKAERDRAEAIAEAAKGIATAEQDVTVAELERKALAEKALVEQERLDIEVHKPADAQAYKMRTDAEAKRDADVFSATARANSKAIEAEGSKKASIADAEARAAAQTVEAEASKNAEVFKAQGLATAIELNAKAEADAVRLRGEAEGASIAAIGEATAKAEDAKAVALTGHTQASLAFLAISALPDIVKASSDAVAGIDNYTVISSDGASDAVKQANRIVTEGLAMIKGSTEIDIAGMLSGLLNGAGTTPEAVSASAPVVRSEESVAERN, translated from the coding sequence ATGGATCTTGCCGTAAATGGAACCGTCATCGCAGTCGCAGCAATCCTCGCTGTCCTCATAGCCCTCATCTGGTACGCCACCACCCGACTGGTTACCGTGGCACCCAACCAGGCAATCATCCGTGCCGGCAAGGGATCGAAGGGCCAGGTGCAGATCTTCACCAAGGGCATCGTGCTTTTCCTGCCGGTCATCCACCAGAAATACGTCATGTCGCTCGAGCAACGCCAGGTGGAGCTTGCCGTGGAAGGCGTTGACAAGAACTTCATCACCACCTCGGTGACAGCCAGCCTGAACTTCAAGTTCGACGATTCGGTCGAGGGAATGAGCAAGGCCGTCCAACGGTTCCTCACCCACTCGAAGGAGGACCTGAACGCCTCGGTGACCAAGTCGGCCGAGGGCGTGCTGCGCGGCATCGTTTCGGCGATGTCGGTCGAGGACGCCAACAACAACCGCAAGGAATTCCAGGACCAGTCGCTGGAATCGGCGGTCACCCAGTTCGCCGAGCAGGGCATCCAGATCGATGCCTTCAACATCTCTTCGGTCAGCACCCCGTCCCGCACGGTGCTGGGCCCGGACAACAAGCCGACGACCATCGACTACCTCGAGGAAGTCGGAAAGCCGGGCCTGGAACGGGCCAAGCGCGAAGCACGCATCGCGACCTCCAAGGCCTTCCAGGAATCCGAAGCCGCCCGCATTGCGCAGGAGGGCGAGACCGCAGCCCTCGAGCGGGACCTTGCCATCAGGAAGGCGGAGTTCAAGGCCGAACGGGACCGCGCCGAAGCCATTGCGGAGGCCGCCAAGGGGATCGCCACCGCGGAGCAGGATGTGACCGTCGCCGAGCTGGAGCGCAAGGCCCTGGCCGAGAAGGCCCTGGTGGAGCAGGAGCGCCTGGACATCGAGGTGCACAAGCCGGCCGACGCCCAGGCCTACAAGATGCGCACCGACGCCGAGGCCAAGCGGGACGCGGACGTGTTCAGCGCCACCGCGCGAGCCAACTCGAAGGCCATCGAGGCCGAGGGCTCCAAGAAGGCGTCCATCGCCGATGCCGAGGCCCGCGCCGCTGCCCAGACCGTTGAGGCCGAGGCGTCCAAGAACGCCGAGGTGTTCAAGGCCCAGGGTCTGGCAACGGCGATCGAGCTCAATGCCAAGGCGGAAGCCGACGCCGTGCGCCTGCGTGGCGAAGCGGAGGGCGCATCGATTGCCGCCATTGGCGAAGCCACCGCCAAGGCCGAGGACGCGAAGGCCGTGGCCTTGACCGGCCACACCCAGGCCTCGCTGGCTTTCCTGGCGATCAGCGCCCTGCCGGACATCGTCAAGGCCAGCTCCGATGCCGTGGCCGGCATCGACAACTACACGGTGATCAGCTCGGACGGTGCATCCGATGCCGTCAAGCAGGCCAACCGCATCGTCACCGAGGGCCTGGCGATGATCAAGGGCAGCACCGAGATCGACATCGCCGGAATGCTTTCCGGACTCCTGAACGGCGCGGGAACAACCCCGGAAGCGGTCTCGGCATCGGCACCTGTCGTGCGATCCGAGGAATCGGTCGCCGAGCGGAACTGA
- a CDS encoding GlcG/HbpS family heme-binding protein — protein sequence MSLNLADARTITAAAEARAAEIGQPMNIAVVDAGGNLVSHVRMDGAWLGSIDISINKAFTARAFDLPTKDLAENSQPTQQFYGIHASNHGRIMIFAGGIPIRRDGVVVGAVGVSGGSGAQDQEVAEAGSTAL from the coding sequence ATGTCACTGAATCTCGCGGACGCCCGCACCATCACTGCCGCCGCCGAGGCGCGCGCGGCCGAAATCGGCCAGCCCATGAACATCGCCGTCGTCGACGCCGGCGGGAACCTGGTCTCCCACGTGCGGATGGACGGTGCCTGGCTGGGCAGCATCGACATCTCCATCAACAAGGCCTTCACCGCCCGGGCCTTCGACCTTCCCACCAAGGACCTGGCGGAGAATTCGCAGCCGACCCAGCAGTTCTACGGCATCCACGCCTCCAACCACGGGCGCATCATGATCTTCGCCGGCGGCATCCCGATCCGCCGCGACGGCGTGGTCGTCGGCGCCGTCGGGGTCAGCGGTGGCTCCGGTGCCCAGGACCAGGAGGTCGCGGAGGCCGGCAGCACCGCGCTGTAG
- the fdhA gene encoding formaldehyde dehydrogenase, glutathione-independent produces MPGNKAVAYVKPGVVEVIDTPYPTLELRDGPGVNPANVGRKVPHGAILRTVSTNICGSDQHMVRGRTTAPAGLVLGHEITGEVIETGPDVEFLKVGDIVSVPFNISCGRCRNCKEGQTGICLNVNPDRPGSAYGYVDMGGWVGGQAEFVLVPYADWNLLRFPDRDQALEKIMDLTMLSDILPTGFHGAVTAGVTVGSTVYVAGAGPVGLAAAASAQLLGAAVVIVGDLNEDRLAQARSFGCETINVGAGDPADQIEQILGVREVDCGIDAVGFEARGHGHGSGAQEAPATVLNSLMDLTRAGGSLGIPGLYVTGDPGAVDEAAKQGSLSLSLGTGWAKSLSFATGQCPVMKYNRQLMMAILHEKIHIAKAVNAQAIPLSDAPRGYAEFDAGAATKYVLDPNGYLTR; encoded by the coding sequence GTGCCCGGAAACAAGGCCGTCGCCTACGTGAAACCCGGGGTCGTCGAGGTCATCGACACCCCGTACCCCACCCTCGAGCTCAGGGACGGACCCGGGGTCAACCCCGCCAACGTCGGGCGCAAGGTCCCCCACGGGGCCATCCTGCGCACCGTGAGCACCAACATCTGCGGTTCGGACCAGCACATGGTCCGCGGCCGCACCACCGCACCGGCCGGCCTGGTCCTGGGCCACGAGATCACCGGGGAGGTCATCGAGACCGGCCCCGACGTGGAGTTCCTCAAGGTCGGGGACATCGTCTCGGTGCCCTTCAACATCTCCTGCGGCCGCTGCCGCAACTGCAAGGAGGGGCAGACGGGGATCTGCCTGAACGTGAACCCCGACCGCCCCGGAAGCGCCTACGGCTACGTCGACATGGGCGGCTGGGTCGGCGGCCAGGCCGAGTTCGTCCTGGTCCCCTACGCCGACTGGAACCTGCTCAGGTTCCCCGACCGGGACCAGGCGCTGGAAAAGATCATGGACCTGACCATGCTCTCGGACATCCTGCCCACCGGCTTCCACGGCGCCGTCACCGCCGGGGTCACCGTCGGCTCGACCGTCTACGTGGCAGGGGCCGGGCCCGTCGGGCTCGCCGCCGCCGCGTCCGCCCAGCTGCTGGGGGCGGCTGTGGTCATCGTGGGCGACCTGAACGAGGACCGCCTCGCCCAGGCACGGTCCTTCGGCTGCGAAACCATCAACGTCGGGGCCGGGGACCCGGCCGACCAGATCGAGCAAATCCTCGGCGTGCGCGAGGTCGACTGCGGCATCGACGCGGTCGGCTTCGAGGCCCGCGGCCACGGGCACGGCTCCGGCGCGCAGGAAGCCCCGGCCACCGTGCTGAACTCGCTCATGGACCTCACCCGGGCCGGCGGATCCCTGGGCATCCCCGGGCTCTATGTCACCGGGGACCCCGGAGCGGTGGACGAGGCGGCGAAGCAGGGCAGCCTGTCCCTGTCGCTGGGCACCGGCTGGGCCAAGTCCCTGTCCTTCGCCACCGGCCAGTGCCCGGTGATGAAGTACAACCGGCAGCTGATGATGGCGATCCTGCACGAGAAGATCCACATCGCCAAGGCCGTCAACGCCCAGGCGATCCCGCTGTCCGACGCCCCGCGCGGCTACGCCGAGTTCGACGCCGGGGCGGCCACCAAATACGTCCTGGATCCCAACGGCTACCTCACCCGGTAG
- a CDS encoding ribonuclease HI family protein — protein MTITAAADGSALGNPGPAGWAWYIDDDRWAAGGWAHGTNNMGELMAVLDLFRATAHLPEEELHILCDSQYVINSVTKWMPGWKKKGWKKSDGKPVLNLELLKDIDAAITGRKYRFEWVKGHAGHELNEAADDRARAAATAYQAGKEPDAGPGLDGVQGAAEATANHEVPAPDGHDSMIFEDLDVQVPRSAVAAESAPAEPVATDSVPADPAAQLAADVQMVFELETELLSPAVRGDLTEVMAFLHPEFQEISRDGSLTDRSTIIAAFNAAEPLPVGGALQVLAATPWGLDKVQLAYRLLAGDQAVLCSSFWQRVEGRWLLRYRQETPTA, from the coding sequence ATGACGATCACCGCAGCCGCAGACGGATCAGCCCTTGGAAACCCGGGACCGGCAGGATGGGCCTGGTACATCGACGACGACCGCTGGGCCGCCGGCGGCTGGGCCCACGGCACCAACAACATGGGCGAGCTCATGGCCGTGCTTGACCTTTTCCGCGCCACCGCGCACCTGCCCGAGGAGGAACTGCACATCCTGTGCGATTCCCAATACGTGATCAACTCGGTGACCAAGTGGATGCCGGGCTGGAAGAAGAAGGGCTGGAAGAAGTCCGACGGCAAGCCGGTGCTGAACCTGGAGCTGCTCAAGGACATCGACGCCGCCATCACGGGCCGCAAGTACCGATTCGAATGGGTCAAGGGCCACGCCGGGCACGAGCTGAACGAGGCCGCCGACGACCGCGCCCGCGCCGCCGCCACCGCCTACCAGGCAGGCAAGGAGCCGGACGCCGGACCGGGGCTCGACGGTGTGCAGGGGGCCGCCGAAGCAACCGCCAACCACGAGGTTCCGGCGCCCGACGGCCACGACTCGATGATCTTCGAGGACCTGGATGTGCAGGTGCCGAGGTCAGCGGTTGCCGCCGAATCGGCGCCGGCCGAACCTGTTGCCACCGATTCGGTGCCTGCCGACCCGGCGGCTCAACTCGCCGCGGACGTGCAGATGGTCTTCGAACTGGAAACCGAGCTTCTCTCCCCGGCGGTGCGCGGGGACCTGACAGAGGTCATGGCATTCCTGCACCCGGAGTTCCAGGAGATCAGCCGCGACGGTTCGTTGACAGACCGCTCCACCATCATCGCCGCGTTCAACGCCGCCGAGCCGCTGCCCGTCGGCGGCGCCTTGCAGGTTCTGGCCGCCACGCCCTGGGGCCTGGACAAGGTGCAGCTGGCCTACCGGCTGCTGGCCGGGGACCAAGCGGTGCTGTGCTCGTCGTTCTGGCAGCGGGTCGAGGGTCGCTGGCTGCTGCGCTACCGCCAGGAAACGCCGACCGCCTGA